CTGAACAAGAAAAAACTTACATTTCTAACTCCTCTAAAAGCAGACCTAAAAGCTTTTATTTTTGCATTGAAAGATTCTGCCGATGCATTGGTGCTACGATTATTAAAGTAATTTA
The genomic region above belongs to Bacteroidota bacterium and contains:
- a CDS encoding transposase, with amino-acid sequence NYFNNRSTNASAESFNAKIKAFRSAFRGVRNVSFFLFRLANIYA